A stretch of the Salminus brasiliensis chromosome 19, fSalBra1.hap2, whole genome shotgun sequence genome encodes the following:
- the cnot7 gene encoding CCR4-NOT transcription complex subunit 7 isoform X1: protein MPAATVDHSQRICEVWASNLDEELKRIRQVIRKYNYIAMDTEFPGVVARPIGEFRSNADYQYQLLRCNVDLLKIIQLGLTFMNEQGEYPPGTSTWQFNFKFNLTEDMYAQDSIELLTTSGIQFKKHEEEGIETLYFAELLMTSGVVLCEGVKWLSFHSGYDFGYLIKILSNSKLPEEEVDFFEILRLFFPIIYDVKYLMKSCKNLKGGLQEVAEQLELERIGPQHQAGSDSLLTGMAFFKMREMFFEDHIDDAKYCGHLYGLGSGSSYVQNGTGNAYEEEANKQQS, encoded by the exons ATGCCCGCAGCCACTGTGGATCATAGCCAAAGAATATGTGAGGTTTGGGCTAGTAACCTGGATGAGGAGCTGAAGAGGATTCGGCAGGTCATCCGAAAATACAATTACATCGCAATG gACACAGAGTTTCCAGGTGTAGTTGCGAGACCTATTGGAGAGTTTAGAAGCAACGCGGACTATCAGTACCAGTTGCTGCGGTGTAACGTTGATTTGTTAAAGATTATCCAGCTTGGTCTTACCTTTATGAATGAACAAGGGGAGTACCCACCAGGAACTTCAACATGGCAGTTCAACTTCAAATTTAACCTCAC GGAGGATATGTACGCACAGGATTCAATAGAGCTACTGACTACATCAGGTATCCAGTTCAAAAAGCATGAAGAAGAGGGCATTGAGACACTGTATTTTGCAGAGCTCCTCATGACTTCAGGTGTGGTACTCTGTGAAGGGGTCAAGTGGCTATCATTCCATAG TGGCTATGACTTTGGTTACCTGATAAAAATTTTGTCCAACTCCAAGTTGCCAGAGGAAGAAGTTGACTTCTTTGAGATCCTCCGATTATTTTTCCCCATCATCTACGATGTGAAATACTTAATGAAGAGCTGTAAAAATTTGAAG GGTGGCCTGCAGGAAGTAGCTGAGCAGCTAGAGCTGGAGAGGATTGGGCCTCAGCATCAGGCAGGCTCAGACTCTCTCCTCACTGGAATGGCATTCTTTAAGATGAGAGAG ATGTTTTTTGAGGATCATATTGATGACGCTAAGTACTGTGGTCACTTGTATGGACTGGGCTCTGGCTCATCCTACGTCCAGAACGGCACCGGCAACGCCTACGAAGAGGAGGCCAACAAGCAGCAGTCATGA
- the cnot7 gene encoding CCR4-NOT transcription complex subunit 7 isoform X2 yields MPAATVDHSQRICEVWASNLDEELKRIRQVIRKYNYIAMDTEFPGVVARPIGEFRSNADYQYQLLRCNVDLLKIIQLGLTFMNEQGEYPPGTSTWQFNFKFNLTGYDFGYLIKILSNSKLPEEEVDFFEILRLFFPIIYDVKYLMKSCKNLKGGLQEVAEQLELERIGPQHQAGSDSLLTGMAFFKMREMFFEDHIDDAKYCGHLYGLGSGSSYVQNGTGNAYEEEANKQQS; encoded by the exons ATGCCCGCAGCCACTGTGGATCATAGCCAAAGAATATGTGAGGTTTGGGCTAGTAACCTGGATGAGGAGCTGAAGAGGATTCGGCAGGTCATCCGAAAATACAATTACATCGCAATG gACACAGAGTTTCCAGGTGTAGTTGCGAGACCTATTGGAGAGTTTAGAAGCAACGCGGACTATCAGTACCAGTTGCTGCGGTGTAACGTTGATTTGTTAAAGATTATCCAGCTTGGTCTTACCTTTATGAATGAACAAGGGGAGTACCCACCAGGAACTTCAACATGGCAGTTCAACTTCAAATTTAACCTCAC TGGCTATGACTTTGGTTACCTGATAAAAATTTTGTCCAACTCCAAGTTGCCAGAGGAAGAAGTTGACTTCTTTGAGATCCTCCGATTATTTTTCCCCATCATCTACGATGTGAAATACTTAATGAAGAGCTGTAAAAATTTGAAG GGTGGCCTGCAGGAAGTAGCTGAGCAGCTAGAGCTGGAGAGGATTGGGCCTCAGCATCAGGCAGGCTCAGACTCTCTCCTCACTGGAATGGCATTCTTTAAGATGAGAGAG ATGTTTTTTGAGGATCATATTGATGACGCTAAGTACTGTGGTCACTTGTATGGACTGGGCTCTGGCTCATCCTACGTCCAGAACGGCACCGGCAACGCCTACGAAGAGGAGGCCAACAAGCAGCAGTCATGA